A window of Suncus etruscus isolate mSunEtr1 chromosome 4, mSunEtr1.pri.cur, whole genome shotgun sequence contains these coding sequences:
- the PACSIN2 gene encoding protein kinase C and casein kinase substrate in neurons protein 2 isoform X2, whose translation MSVTYDDAVGVEVSSDSFWEVGNYKRTVKRIEDGHRLCSDLMNCVHERARIEKSYAQQLTEWARRWRQLVDKGPQYGTLEKAWMAFMSEAERVSDLHLEVKASLMNEDFEKIKNWQKEAFHKQMMGGFKETKEAEDSFRKAQKPWAKKLKEVEAAKKAYHAACKEEKLAISRENNSKADPSLNPEQLKKLQDKVEKCKQDVLKTKDRYEKSLKELDQVTPQYMENMEQVFEQCQQFEEKRLRFFREVLLEVRKHLDLSNVSNYKGIYQDLEQNIKVADAVEDLRWFRANHGPGMSMNWPQFEEWSADLNRTLSRREKKKATDGVTLTGISQTGDQAAPHKSSSMSSYEKTSSYPADWSDDEPSNPFSSAKANGDSNPFEEDTSGTEVRVRALYDYEGQEHDELSFKAGEELTKIEDEDEQGWCKGRLDNGQTGLYPANYVEAIQ comes from the exons ATGTCGGTCACATATGACGATGCCGTGGGAGTTGAAGTGTCCAGCGACAGCTTCTGGGAG GTGGGTAACTACAAGCGGACGGTGAAGCGCATTGAAGACGGGCACCGCCTGTGCAGCGACCTCATGAACTGCGTGCATGAGCGGGCGCGCATCGAGAAGTCTTACGCCCAGCAGCTGACCGAGTGGGCGCGGCGCTGGCGGCAACTGGTGGACAAGG GGCCGCAGTACGGGACCCTGGAGAAGGCCTGGATGGCCTTCATGTCTGAGGCCGAGCGGGTCAGTGACCTGCACCTGGAGGTGAAGGCCTCGCTGATGAACGAGGACTTCGAGAAGATCAAGAACTGGCAGAAGGAGGCGTTCCACAAACAGATGATGGGAGGCTTCAAGGAGACCAAGGAGGCCGAGGACAGCTTCCGGAAGGCGCAGAAGCCCTGGGCCAAGAAGCTGAAAGAG GTAGAGGCAGCAAAGAAGGCCTACCATGCGGCCTGCAAGGAAGAGAAGCTGGCCATCTCTCGAGAAAACAATAGCAAAGCAGATCCGTCCCTCAACCCTGAGCAGCTGAAGAAATTGCAAGACAAAGTAGAGAAATGCAAGCAAGATGTGCTGAAG ACCAAGGACAGGTACGAGAAGTCCCTGAAGGAGCTGGACCAGGTCACGCCACAATACATGGAAAACATGGAGCAGGTGTTCGAGCAGTGCCAGCAGTTCGAGGAGAAGCGGCTACGCTTCTTCCGGGAAGTTCTGCTGGAGGTTCGGAAGCACCTAGACCTGTCCAATGTGTCCAA TTACAAAGGCATTTACCAAGACTTGGAGCAGAACATCAAAGTGGCTGATGCCGTGGAGGACCTGCGCTGGTTCAGAGCCAACCACGGCCCTGGCATGTCTATGAACTGGCCACAATTTGAG GAGTGGTCTGCAGACCTGAACCGGACTCTGAGCCGCAGAGAGAAGAAGAAGGCCACGGATGGCGTCACCCTGACAGGCATCAGCCAGACGGGCGACCAGGCCGCACCGCACAAGTCCAGTAG catgAGCAGCTACGAGAAGACTTCGAGCTACCCAGCCGACTGGTCAGATGACGAGCCTAGCAACCCCTTCTCCTCTGCCAAGGCCAACGGAGACTCAAACCCTTTTGAGGAGGACACCTCAGGGACAGAGGTGCGGGTCCGAGCCCTTTACGACTATGAAGGGCAGGAGCATGACGAGCTGAGCTTCAAGGCCG GGGAGGAGCTGACCAAGATTGAAGATGAGGACGAGCAGGGCTGGTGCAAAGGACGCTTGGACAACGGGCAGACCGGCCTGTACCCCGCCAACTACGTGGAGGCCATCCAGTGA
- the PACSIN2 gene encoding protein kinase C and casein kinase substrate in neurons protein 2 isoform X1 — translation MSVTYDDAVGVEVSSDSFWEVGNYKRTVKRIEDGHRLCSDLMNCVHERARIEKSYAQQLTEWARRWRQLVDKGPQYGTLEKAWMAFMSEAERVSDLHLEVKASLMNEDFEKIKNWQKEAFHKQMMGGFKETKEAEDSFRKAQKPWAKKLKEVEAAKKAYHAACKEEKLAISRENNSKADPSLNPEQLKKLQDKVEKCKQDVLKTKDRYEKSLKELDQVTPQYMENMEQVFEQCQQFEEKRLRFFREVLLEVRKHLDLSNVSNYKGIYQDLEQNIKVADAVEDLRWFRANHGPGMSMNWPQFEEWSADLNRTLSRREKKKATDGVTLTGISQTGDQAAPHKSSSDLNAPNNPTRSVLSLPSYNPFDDEDDTGSTVSEKEDTKAKNMSSYEKTSSYPADWSDDEPSNPFSSAKANGDSNPFEEDTSGTEVRVRALYDYEGQEHDELSFKAGEELTKIEDEDEQGWCKGRLDNGQTGLYPANYVEAIQ, via the exons ATGTCGGTCACATATGACGATGCCGTGGGAGTTGAAGTGTCCAGCGACAGCTTCTGGGAG GTGGGTAACTACAAGCGGACGGTGAAGCGCATTGAAGACGGGCACCGCCTGTGCAGCGACCTCATGAACTGCGTGCATGAGCGGGCGCGCATCGAGAAGTCTTACGCCCAGCAGCTGACCGAGTGGGCGCGGCGCTGGCGGCAACTGGTGGACAAGG GGCCGCAGTACGGGACCCTGGAGAAGGCCTGGATGGCCTTCATGTCTGAGGCCGAGCGGGTCAGTGACCTGCACCTGGAGGTGAAGGCCTCGCTGATGAACGAGGACTTCGAGAAGATCAAGAACTGGCAGAAGGAGGCGTTCCACAAACAGATGATGGGAGGCTTCAAGGAGACCAAGGAGGCCGAGGACAGCTTCCGGAAGGCGCAGAAGCCCTGGGCCAAGAAGCTGAAAGAG GTAGAGGCAGCAAAGAAGGCCTACCATGCGGCCTGCAAGGAAGAGAAGCTGGCCATCTCTCGAGAAAACAATAGCAAAGCAGATCCGTCCCTCAACCCTGAGCAGCTGAAGAAATTGCAAGACAAAGTAGAGAAATGCAAGCAAGATGTGCTGAAG ACCAAGGACAGGTACGAGAAGTCCCTGAAGGAGCTGGACCAGGTCACGCCACAATACATGGAAAACATGGAGCAGGTGTTCGAGCAGTGCCAGCAGTTCGAGGAGAAGCGGCTACGCTTCTTCCGGGAAGTTCTGCTGGAGGTTCGGAAGCACCTAGACCTGTCCAATGTGTCCAA TTACAAAGGCATTTACCAAGACTTGGAGCAGAACATCAAAGTGGCTGATGCCGTGGAGGACCTGCGCTGGTTCAGAGCCAACCACGGCCCTGGCATGTCTATGAACTGGCCACAATTTGAG GAGTGGTCTGCAGACCTGAACCGGACTCTGAGCCGCAGAGAGAAGAAGAAGGCCACGGATGGCGTCACCCTGACAGGCATCAGCCAGACGGGCGACCAGGCCGCACCGCACAAGTCCAGTAG tGACCTTAATGCCCCGAACAACCCCACCCGGTCAGTGCTGTCCCTGCCCAGCTACAACCCCTTTGACGACGAGGACGACACGGGGAGCACCGTCAGTGAAAAGGAGGACACCAAGGCCAAAAA catgAGCAGCTACGAGAAGACTTCGAGCTACCCAGCCGACTGGTCAGATGACGAGCCTAGCAACCCCTTCTCCTCTGCCAAGGCCAACGGAGACTCAAACCCTTTTGAGGAGGACACCTCAGGGACAGAGGTGCGGGTCCGAGCCCTTTACGACTATGAAGGGCAGGAGCATGACGAGCTGAGCTTCAAGGCCG GGGAGGAGCTGACCAAGATTGAAGATGAGGACGAGCAGGGCTGGTGCAAAGGACGCTTGGACAACGGGCAGACCGGCCTGTACCCCGCCAACTACGTGGAGGCCATCCAGTGA